acctgggatctCTTTATTTCAGTGTTAAGTATCATGAAAAACTTTCTCATTTGAAGAACTGGCTTGTTTACttttatataatgaaaatgatttaACCTgatatgttttccatttttattatgacTTGTAGGAAACTCAAAGCTACATTTACCTCAGTCTTATAGGATTATAAGTGGTTGGTATGTTTGTATTGCTGCTttagtcatcatttttttttaattttattaaaaaaatttttttagtcatcattttttttatattgtatttttccaGCATTAATTGTATAACTACTGTATTCTGTAGAGTCTTTATAAGCAGTGTATTTTGGTAAATTAATGAAGTTACCGTTGCAGCTGAAATAAGTCTTTCTATTGGGACTGGGtttatactttatttcttttgaacTTGGAGAAATATTATCATTTCCAAATACTgcttatctttttaaattgtttaatggAGTGTATCCTAATACATACTGTACAGTATGTATATATTAGAACATTTTTACAGTAACAACCTTTTCAATCTAAAGCCATGTATGAAAATAAAGTAATTTGAGTGTTCACAAGTAATTTGAAcactttgggttttattttagCGAATTCCTGCACACTGATCTCTGAGGATGTGATGTTTGCTCACAGCAGGAATACTTGTACACATGTGTGTAATCCATCTTCTGTCTGCTCTCATGTGAATTTCTTCTAGAAAACTCAAGCATCTTACATACTGACTTCTGTCCAACAGTGTTTTAATTcattgaataatttttttaaacggAGTATAAGTTATGTAGACAATAAGGTACATAATATTCGTTTTTGTTGCCTATTAACTTTGACCTTtatataatgtttttttttttccgttgcTTTAAATTGTAGGTAAAGTGCCGAAATGGCAGCTGTTTATTCTGGCATTTCTGTGAAACTTAAAAGCAAGGGAACGTCCTGGGAAGATAAACTAAAACTAGCTCACTTTGCTTGGATTTCCCACCAGTGTCATCTTCCAAATAAAGAACAAGTAAGTTTAATGTGAAAGTTACATTTTTCCAACCTAAACTAATGATCACTTATTAAATTGCATATTGATgttcagttaaaattttaaaagattagagAAAAGGTTGGAGAAGGAAGCATAGTTAGAAAGttaaaagtttcagtgagaagaagTTAATAGATACTTCGCTAACAAACTTTTTCTGTTACAAAACCTCAGCATTTCTTTTATGTTTGGAAATATCTCTTATATTCCAAATTatgtgggtgtgtgctaagttacttcagccatgttcaactctttgtgaccctatggaccgtagcctgccaggctcctctgtgtgtgggattctccaggcaagaatactggagtgggttgccatgcccttctccaggggatcttcctgacccagggatttaacctgcatctcttatatcacctgcattggcaggcaggttctttaccactggtgccccttgggaagccccaagtatgtGCATCAGTGAACAAATTTGGACTTGGGTTACAGGAATTAGGTTCTGAGTCTGTTGgcagtttcatttatttgtaaatCCTAAGTGATGCTCCATAAGCAATTCTTATTGGTGCTTTTTAAACATGTTTGGAACTTGATGAATCAAAGGTTGGGAAGTAGAGAAGCTTTAGCATTTGTAATAACCCAAGGGAAAATAGATTATAAACCGATAGATTAGAAACAAATTAGGAACCAAGAAGGACATGGTTCTTTGTTAACATTTCTCAAACTTATCTGACTAAGAAAAACTGTTAATATAATGGAGACACCAGGATGATGAACTCATTAAATTGGATTAAATtggtgcctcagcagtaaagaattcacctgccagtgcaggtgataTAAGTTCACCTTATatcacacaggagacacaggttcgatgcctgggtcgggaagatcccctggagaaggaaatggcaacccactccagtattcttgcctgggaaatcccatggacagaggagcctggtgggctaatgtGTGTGGGGTTGCCAAAgacatcagacacaacttagtgctaaacaacaacaataaagtagttcaaaatgtgtaaaagatGGATTTCAGCTGTTGGAATGATGAGATCCACTCTGTACAGCACCAGCAGAACTAGTAGTTTCTAAATCTGGCTGTGTGTAAGAATCGTTGCTGCCTGAGTGTCCCCTGACAGCTGTGGCAGGCAATTTGGTCAAGGTTTCCACTCTTCTTGGGAGAGTGTTTTCCTCTTAGCATTTGCACTATTCATGCTGTTATTGACAGTTCTGGTGTCTTGAGCTGAGGCCTCACCACCTTTCCTTGTGTTTATGAATAAGGAATCATGTCACAATAGTGAAAACTATCTTATGTTCAGCCCTCCTTCTAATACAGCATTTGTGAATCATTCATGGAAGATGCTGTCTTCTGAATGCAGGAAGTAGGTTTAGAGATGAAGCTGCAGGTAACTCAGGAAGCCAGGAcacaaactctggtctcctgacTCTGCGTCTTTGCTTTTGTGTGTCATTCTTTTTGTGGCCATCCTGAGCAATTGTTgtgcttttaacttttaaaatttaaaagtgattAGTTAGAAGAAACTGTTTCACTTGAAACTTTTTATTGGCCCCAGGTGAAGGCaaaattagtttttttcttttatttgtttatttggctgtgctgggtcttatttgGGGCACACAGTATCTTTGTTGCGGTATTcaagatcttttagttgtggcatgtgggatcctgttccctgaccagggatggaacccaggccccctgcattgggagcatggagtcttagccactggaccaccagggaagtccccaaagttagttgtttttttttaattgattgtttAGTAAACATATTTTAAGGTACCAAAACATAATATTACCAAAGTTAAGTTTTAAAGAAAGTTCTTCCCCCTGGCAGTTGTATTTGGTTATTCATGGGATGTCCCTATAAATGTCCAGTGTTTTTCTTGATaaagaaattcatttatttttaagtatatttttttccaaattcagGTATTGCTTGATTGGGCAAGGCAGTCGCTGGTtgcattttataagaaaaaacttGAACTGAAGGAAGACATTGTTGAAAGGCTTTGGCTCTATGTAGATAACATTCTACATAGCAGAAAACTGCAGAACCTCCTCAAGAATGGAAAGACAGTTAACCTTCAGATTTCCCTCATCAAGGTAATTAACAGTTTCCTGTGTTATTGTGTGTTACATGTATCTCTGTTGATTTCCTGTTAATGCCCGAGGCTTAATTGTCTTATGGTTAATTATATCaagatgcagaaaataaaaaggtaGGAGGggagatggcttcccaggtggtgctagtagtaaagaatccacctgccagtgcaggagatgcatgagacgtaggttcgatcctTGTGTCTAGAAGATctcccagagtaggaaatggcaacacgctccagtattcttgctggaaactttcatggatggaggagcctggtggggtacagtctatggggtggcaaagagtcgaactcgactgagcacacacacagcacaacaGCAGGGGAGAAGAAAAAGTAGTACACTTAGAGTTATAATAATGATtgttatttattgaatgcttatcaAGTTCTCTACACCAGGTGTCCCTAAGCCCTGGGAGTTAGGGACTGGGCTGcgcagcaggaggtgagtggtgggCAGGCCTCATCTGCCATGGCTCTCACTACTGACTGAACTAAGcactttatattatttaatattgaataaaaGATGAGAACTTTTTCATAAGCTGgttaattacctttttaaaacattttttatttatttatttttaattaccttTTTAATTAGAGAATGTATCCAGCAAATGATGCTACTTTATACCTTTATCCCCCCACCTTTTTGTTGGACTAGAGGGAGATCAAAGGTCAAAATCTAAATGAGAATTTCCTCAAAGGTTTCTGACTCAGTGGGCAGGAGAAAAGCAGTAGAGGCTGGGAACAGAGGAATTAAATGGTTGATGCCTGATGGTCCACAGGCTTTAGTGGTTCTTGAAATTATGTTCTGAATTgcgtcactttttaaaataataggtcAGGGGTCACAAAACTGGATTATTCTGAATGGTCCTTTGGGGATGTGAGAAGAAATCTCACATCTTTATATGATCTTTAAAAGGTCACCTTAATTTTTATGTATGCTTTATAATTGTATAAAATACTCGTACTATGGTGCATGTGTGTAATTTATAACCTTATCAGGTATAAAAGTGGAaaaagttgtataatcagaaatatTTGGCGATTATTGTAGTAGAGTGCTCGCATTTAAGTACAAAGTATTTTTGGTTCAGCTTTTCCAGAGCCAGCAGTTACATGGATGGAGATAAACACATCTGTGTCACTGGGCTACTCATAACTTAGCACCTGGGATAAATTTGATTCTCAGATGCTGTGAGGCTGGAAGCAAGTCGCATAGCCCATAAGTGAATTTTGGAATCTGCCTGGCCCTCATGATTTCTGGTTTTTGTGAATTTCAGAATTTTGAAAGCTGTAGACTGGGTTTGCTGTTATAAGTAGTAACTGGCAAcgtttgctttcttcttttaagaGTGCCTTTTGCTTTGGCTTTTTTAGATACAAACAGTATTACTGattataaaaatgtgttttggATCACAGAATCATAACCAAGGGCCACTGCCCCATCTACCTGTAGTATCTAAGTTGACTTATAGGTTTAGGTTCTAAGAAAACATGAAGTCTTTGGACTTTAGACCTTATAAAACTCTGCTATTTAGAAAGGGACAGAAGATATATAAAGGTATGGAGCCCTTTTCTTGATTTATATTGGTAGGAGATGGATGTGTATAGGAATTAAGACGGGTCCTCTGCCTTCCTTTGATGTGCTAAGGAAAAGTCAGGTTCATTTAGATGTGCTAATCTGGGCATTTCTTTCTCATTAAGATCAGGGCAAGGAATGCTCATTGTGTTGTGTCTTTTGAGTATCTGCGGGTTTAGGGTCAGTGAcgagtttcctttctttcttaataCTCAGATCATCAATGAAAGAATAGCCGAGTTCTCTCTTTCGGGATCCCAGAGGAAcatctgtgctgtgctgagctgCTGCCAGGGTATCCTCTCGACACCCGCCCTTGCTGTCATCTACACGGCCAGGCAGGAGCTGATAGTTGAGCTGCTGAGCCAGCTCTGCTGGTCGGCCTGTCGGCAGCCAGGAGCCGTAACACCCCAGTTGTTTGAAGTCATTCACCTGAGCCTCAGCCACTACCTCTCACTTCAGCAGCAGCAGGTCAACCCGAGGCGCGCCTTTGGGGAGTTGACTGGGCACCTGCTCCAGCCCTGCCTGATCTTGAGACACTTTCTCTCGGGGGGCACATGGACTCAGGCTGGCCAAGGCCAGCTGCGGCCAGTGCTCGGCCGGGACATTAGGAATCAGATTGAGGCCGTGCTTCGCGGTGGAGCTTTTCAGCCCGAGCTGCTCCCTTCGTACAAAGAGGAGCTCTTGGACCAGCAGCAAGGCGACTCAAAGATGGGGGCCATGAAGAATCTCCTAGCTCCCCTGGGCACTATGATTGCCAGGCTGGTGGACGCCGGCTCCTGTGACCCTTCCCTTCAGGCTTTAGTGGTGGCCAACTCCGTGGCCTTGCTGTACAAACTCTTTGTAGAGTCTTACCTCAAGGAGGGGAACCAGCTGCTTTGCTTCAAGGTGCTGCCTCGACTTTTTGGCTGCTTAAGAATTTCCCAcctggaggagcagaagcaagcCCTGTCCGTGTCCGACTGGACCACAGAACTCCTGGTTGTGGAACAGCTTCTAAACTCAGTGGCCAGTAACACTATCTACAACATCGCTGCTGACCGAATCCGGCATGGTGAGGCTCAGTTCCACTTCTACCGTCGTCTGGCTGAGCTGCTGCTAAACCACCCACAGGCCCTCGTGCCAGCCTGGTTCCGCTGCCTCAAGGTTTTGCTCTCCCTGAATCATATGATCCTGGAGCCAGACCTGGATGACCTGTTGGCTTCAGCATGGATCGATGCAGAAGTCACAGAGTCGCGGACCCAGAAAGCCCAGGAGGCACTGATCCGCATGCTCTTCCAGACATATGCCAAGCTCCGGCAGGTGCCCCGGCTGTTTGAGGAGGTGCTGGGGGTGCTCTGTCGCCCCGCGGCTGAGGCGCTGAGGCTGCCAGTGCTGGCTGCCGGCCCTGCCGCGGTGCTCCAAGAGTGCCTCCCGGAGCTGCCCATGAGCCAGGTCCTGGACACGTGGGCCTGTGTGCAGGAGCGGTTCCAGTCTCTGGTCTTGCCTGGCTTGCGGGGTGACGAGGACATGGCCCTGAAGTCCCTGTCGCTGAGCTCGCTGCTGTACTGTGTCATGGTCCACGCGCGGAGCCTGGATGCTGGCTCACCCCTGCCCGTGGTCAGGCGCACACAGCAGGCCATGGATGGGTTGCTGCAAGGCCTTGTGAAGCCCCTGCTGGACCTCCTCCGCAAGCCCTGGCCCTCAGCGCCTGAGCTCTGGCAGCAGAAGGTCGGCGACTCTGCCCTTCTGCTCGCCCACACCTGGGCCCAGGTGGACACTGTGCTGCGCTTGAGCTGCAGCCCGTACCGCTCTGAGCCCGGGGCCCTGGCGGGCGCCGCCCCAAAGCCCTCGGGCCCCCTTCCGCTGCTCCCGGGCGTGGAGGCCAAGCATTGGGAGGAGATAGAGGAGTTCACGGTTCAGTCCAACTCCCTCGGTCGGTACTGCTTGGAGCAGCTCCACCTTCAGAGAATGAAGAACACCTTACTGCAAGCCAGTTTCCAGTCTGAAGAAGCCCTCTGTGCTCTGAGGCGTGATGCTGCCTACATCCTGGGCTCTGGGAGAGCAAGTATGATCCGGGGGACATCAGCTTCCTGGGACGGCCAGGTCGGGACAGTGAGTGCGCTCACCTACCCCATCGCCCACTGGCACTTGGTGATGTCCAATCTCATGATTTTAACATCATATCTTGGTCCAGATGACCTACAGTACCTGGCCAGCATCCTGCTGAGAACTTTGCCAGTGAGCAAAGCCCGGGAAGGCTCAGCGGAGGAGGAACCAGATATCACACTCGGAAAGATCTCCCAGGCCGTCCTCCACAG
Above is a genomic segment from Dama dama isolate Ldn47 chromosome 15, ASM3311817v1, whole genome shotgun sequence containing:
- the URB2 gene encoding unhealthy ribosome biogenesis protein 2 homolog, whose translation is MAAVYSGISVKLKSKGTSWEDKLKLAHFAWISHQCHLPNKEQVLLDWARQSLVAFYKKKLELKEDIVERLWLYVDNILHSRKLQNLLKNGKTVNLQISLIKIINERIAEFSLSGSQRNICAVLSCCQGILSTPALAVIYTARQELIVELLSQLCWSACRQPGAVTPQLFEVIHLSLSHYLSLQQQQVNPRRAFGELTGHLLQPCLILRHFLSGGTWTQAGQGQLRPVLGRDIRNQIEAVLRGGAFQPELLPSYKEELLDQQQGDSKMGAMKNLLAPLGTMIARLVDAGSCDPSLQALVVANSVALLYKLFVESYLKEGNQLLCFKVLPRLFGCLRISHLEEQKQALSVSDWTTELLVVEQLLNSVASNTIYNIAADRIRHGEAQFHFYRRLAELLLNHPQALVPAWFRCLKVLLSLNHMILEPDLDDLLASAWIDAEVTESRTQKAQEALIRMLFQTYAKLRQVPRLFEEVLGVLCRPAAEALRLPVLAAGPAAVLQECLPELPMSQVLDTWACVQERFQSLVLPGLRGDEDMALKSLSLSSLLYCVMVHARSLDAGSPLPVVRRTQQAMDGLLQGLVKPLLDLLRKPWPSAPELWQQKVGDSALLLAHTWAQVDTVLRLSCSPYRSEPGALAGAAPKPSGPLPLLPGVEAKHWEEIEEFTVQSNSLGRYCLEQLHLQRMKNTLLQASFQSEEALCALRRDAAYILGSGRASMIRGTSASWDGQVGTVSALTYPIAHWHLVMSNLMILTSYLGPDDLQYLASILLRTLPVSKAREGSAEEEPDITLGKISQAVLHSPLFPEMQSLHSAFFLGLTARCGSILYAAARRQPVLLRQQLPWLFEEDYMVMAHWESRFAKVGSEGVEPRGEIAQNVLSLVRGDSPIQLEGEQLESTLQLLGVLSALQLDSLLAPCHVRCFLLLLSVAVSSLGSSCSSSLTLRLLRTCYRLLGCLQRGKSAQAVLRVMYVSDIFEITLTSLFRASKRFLVSVDDPSWLEFLQVVGTFLEQLLQMLIQRKLSLGLNFGKILAFLSGHQLHSEVTSGKRSGNQTPLGQQIVLVSLTKVCQVLGPLVKEQKQQDEAPEVLPKLLEEAVLQAGALLQHCVAPGAPGRLPPAVISSVGSLLEAHVALHSRHSRTDVSKETDKVLSAYTALYQTIYAQVLLELPALVGDPPSFQAAVQFLTLFILVPELHPQKDSVCTSVFHSVRKVLADPAIPAQVVEEIEPHLGALFTQMLEAGTTEDFRMWLQCVLQGLDVSNLWRADLQAVLSAATLVKLLLTCPCSDEKARLFWHACPQMVTALTLQTREACQEQPSALALVGPVLEVLAALLRQGEGTISNPHHVSLAFSVLLTVPLDHLKPVEYGRIFSRAHNVLFSILQCHPKVMLKTIPSFLNCFHRLVCSVIHEGRQKDTGSAEDLPVVLECARLLERMYSHVAARAEEFRVFSPFMVAQYVVEAQKVTLYPAVKVLLQEGIYLILDLCIESDIQFLRASLQQGVRDVFKELHSDYVKYHKAKHEGEKRYAV